Proteins encoded within one genomic window of Panicum virgatum strain AP13 chromosome 1N, P.virgatum_v5, whole genome shotgun sequence:
- the LOC120655328 gene encoding reticulon-like protein B2 gives MAAPAEEASAAASPPPPASPRDGVTEEAPAPPARLRGFWLLGEDKSVHRALGGGKTADVLLWKDKKTSAAVVGGATILWVLFEVVEYHLLTLVSQVLIVALTILFLWSNATVFINKSPPNVPEVQISEDLAVNIALRLRADINKALGLLREIALGHDLMKFLGVIVALWILGEVGELCELLRLMYIVVLILHTVPILYHKYQDQVDDFAAKAHTELCKQYKVLDAKVLSKIPRAPPKDKKQN, from the exons ATGGCTGCACCCGCGGAGGAggcgtccgccgccgcgtcgccgccgccgccggcctcgccgcgggACGGCGTCacggaggaggcgccggcgccgcccgcgagGCTCCGGGGCTTCTGGCTCCTTGGGGAGGACAAGTCCGTGCACAGGGCTCTCGGTGGGGGTAAAA CTGCTGATGTACTGTTGTGGAAAGACAAGAAAACCTCAGCTGCAGTAGTCGGTGGTGCAACTATCCTTTGGGTTCTGTTCGAAGTTGTCGAATACCATCTCCTGACTCTGGTATCTCAAGTGCTGATTGTTGCACTGACGATCTTGTTCCTCTGGTCCAATGCAACTGTTTTCATCAATAA GAGTCCTCCTAATGTTCCTGAAGTGCAGATATCTGAAGATCTTGCTGTGAACATTGCCCTTAGGCTGCGTGCAGACATCAACAAAGCGCTCGGCTTGCTGCGGGAGATTGCTCTGGGCCATGACCTGATGAAGTTCCTAGGA GTGATCGTGGCCCTCTGGATTCTTGGGGAAGTCGGAGAGCTCTGTGAGCTCCTGAGACTGATGTACATTG TGGTCTTGATCCTCCACACGGTGCCAATACTGTACCACAAGTACCAGGACCAGGTGGACGATTTCGCTGCGAAGGCACACACGGAGCTCTGCAAGCAGTATAAGGTCCTGGACGCCAAGGTCCTGAGCAAGATTCCCAGGGCTCCACCTAAAGACAAGAAGCAAAACTAG